From the genome of Buteo buteo chromosome 4, bButBut1.hap1.1, whole genome shotgun sequence:
GCTTCTCCTGGCAGGATCTCAAATTCTGTGCTTGCTCCTTGCCAGGGTCACTTTGGCAAGGTGAGCCTGTATTGCTATGACCCCACGAACGACGGGACGGGGGAAATGGTGGCCGTCAAATCACTCAAAtctggctgcagccagcagctgctgacCAGTTGGAAGAGGGAAATCGAGATCCTCAAGACGCTTTATCATGAAAACATCGTCAAGTACAAGGGTTGCTGCAGCGAGCAGGGTAAGGTGACCGGGGGGATGCGTGGTGACTTCGGTGGCAGCCACGGGGAGGTCGCTGTCTCTCTCCCCGTCCGAGTTTTTTCCCTCGGCATCATAGTTGAATGCCAACGGCAGAGCCCAAGCTTGTGTTGTCCAACCCCCAGTGCCGGCGCAGAGACACTCAAAACCCAATTCCTCAAGTTTTTTGGTGGCTGGTAGTGGGGGACGGATCCCCTTCCTGGCAGAGGGCTGGGGTTTGGGATGTCTCTGGGTtgttcccctctccccacaaGGTTCACacgctgccttcctcctcctccaggagagAAGATCGTGCAGCTGATCATGGAGTACGTGCCCCTCGGCAGCCTGCGCGACTACTTGCCCAAGCACAACGTCAGCCTGGCCCACATCCTGCTCTTCGCCCAGCAGATCTGTGAGGTAAAGCCTAAACCTTCCTGGCTTCTCCTGGGGGCTCCTCTGCTTCCCCAAATGGCTCTGACCTCCCTAAAATGTCTCTGACCCccctcttttcccccttctccaggGCATGGCCTATCTGCACTCCCTCCACTACATCCACAGGGACCTTGCTGCTCGCAACGTgctgctggaaaatgaaaacgTGGTGAAAATCGGGGATTTCGGTTTAGCCAAAGCCATCCCTGAGGGCCACGAGTATTACCGCGTCTGCGAGGATGGGGACAGCCCCGTCTTTTGGTGAGCACGGCTCCCctcaccggggggggggtgggggggtggtttggggtgaGCGGAGGATGGCGTCGGGATTGGGTACGGTGAGCAGAGGCACGTGCCGAGCTGTGCCGGCGCTCAGCGGCAGCCTTGACCACGCAGGTACGCCGTGGAGTGCCTCAAGGAGTGTAAGTTTTACTACGCGTCCGATGTCTGGTCCTTCGGGGTGACTCTCTATGAGCTCCTGACCCGCTGCGACTCCAGCCAGAGCCCTCCCGTGGTGAGTCCCACGATGCCGGCTTTACCGCAGCGGCGCTTGCCGAGCCAACGGTTGAGGTTgactttttccctctttccccaaaGAAATTCATCGAGATGATCGGGGCGACGCAGGGGCAGATGACGGTGCTGCGGCTGATTGAGCTGCTGGACAGGGGGAAGAGGCTGCCGAGTCCCAAGGACTGTCCTTGCGAGGTGAGGCTCTGCGTCCCGCTGgctgtccgtctgtccgtccatCCACTCCACCGGGCTGTGCCGgcccctgggagagggggaaaatggggaagggaaggggaaaaagtagggaggggaaaagtgggggagggaaggggaaaatggggaaggaggaaaatgaggaaggggagaagatggggaaagggaaaagtggggaaggggaaggaggaaaaaggtggggaaggggaagagattggggaaggaggaaaacaggggaggggaaaaggtggggaaggaggaaaatggggaaggaggaaaaatgggTAAAGGGGAAAGATGGGAAAGCCTTCATACTGCTGCGGAAGAGAGGAGGGACAGGTGAAGTCAGGGGTCCGAATGCCACGGGCAGAATTCCAGAAGTGAGAGCCCCCCCTTCTTATTCCCCATGAGATCCTGGTGGCCATGCTGCTTCTGGACATTTCTCTGTCTCCCTTCCCTCGCTCCCCTCCCCAGATTTACAGGCTGATGAAGAACTGCTGGGAAGCAGAGGCTTCCTTCCGCCCGGCCTTCCACAACCTCGTCCCCATCCTCAAGAACTTCCATGAGAAATACCGGGCTCAGGCTCCCTCCGtcttcagcctctgctgagCCAGATTGCTGCTGggattggggtggggggatatCCCCAAAACGCTATGACTGGATGCCAACGctgctttctggttttcctgACGGCTTTTTGGCACGGGATGAGGAAACGTCGGGCTGTCAAGGTGAGCGTCTGGCAGAGCAGCACCTGGGGTAGGGGGGGATCCCCCCCTTCTCCGTGGGACACCCCCCAGCTACGCCGTGTCCATCCCGCTCTGGATCCCCGGCCATCCTGTGCCTATCCTTGCTGCGTGGCACGGCACGCTGCGGCACGCCTCTCCCGCCGAACACTGTGAATGAGACTGTGGGGAAGGCGGCGCGGGGGGGCAGATTTACGGCCTTacacacccaccccaccccccccccccactccctcctcTTTCTCGGGGAGCTGCCGAAACCCTGCTGGGGGGGCACCTTTGGGGAGCATGGGGTGCTGGATCTCCTTCCCGCTGCcgtttggggtgccccccccccgccaaaggGTGGGGGTTCAGCAAAAGAGTTTGGCACTTTATTGGGGTTTGGGgtctctgctgcatttctgccccccctgccccgagtgggagttgggggggaggaggtCCCACCTCACCCTGTTCCCCCCCCTCACCTTGCCCCAGCTCTCACCCCAGGACTGtttttggggtgctggaggaggggggggctggaggaagaaggggctGGGTGCCTCCCCAAACTGTCTGCAGCAGGGgggggccgtttccccccctcttccctGTTATTTATTGCCTGCTGTCTGACCCCCccagggagtggggggggggactggggggggggcctCCTTGCCCCCCGCGGGGGTCATCTCCCAATAAAGGATGTAAcgtttcccccccccttctctctgACCTGGTGGGGGGAGCGGTGCCGTGGGGATGGTGGGGGAGGGTCCTGCGCTGGGAGGGTGTtgctgcggggctggggtcCCTATAGGCTACAGGAGGTGTGTCTTGGGGTCCCTATAGGGGCTGGGCGGAGGGTCAGGGGTCCCTATAGAGTGGGGGGGTGTCTCAGGGTCcttacggggggggggggggcaggagcccCTGTAGGGTGGGTTGGGGGTGTCTTGGGGTCCCTATAGAGTGTGGGGGGAGTCCCTATAGAGTGAGGGGGGGTGCCTCAAGGTCCCTatagggtggggggggggtttcaGGGACCCCTATAGGGTGGGTCAGGGGGTGTCTCGGGGTCCCTACAGGGTGTGTGGGGGTCAGGGACCCCTATAGGGTGTGTGTGGGGTCTCTCGGGGTCCCTatagggtggggtggggtgggggtgtcttGGGGTCCCTATgggcctggggggggtcaggggtcCCTAcagagtgggggggggggggggcagggtcGGTTCGGTGAGGGGCGTGGCCCCCGCAAAGCAGCCAGTAGAGTGCGGTAACCGCAGGGCTCGTCTGTTTGTGTCCAATCCGGAGGCGGAGTGCTAATAAGGGGCGTCCCCGCCCAATAGGGAGCGCCGGTGCTGCCGGCTTGTTTGTTTCGCCCTGCCCAATAAGCGCCCGGGATGCTCCCGCGtgggcgcggcggcgggcgaaCCAATGACGCGGCGGCGTCTTGACGCCGCTCtacccgcccgcccgcccgcctctCGATGGTCCCAGGAGGCGGTGGGTGCCCaaaatggcggcggcggcgctttCGCTGTCGGGCGCCGTAACGTCCCCGAGCCCGGAGCtcccgggaccggggccgggccTGGGCCGGGCCCCCGAGGAGGAGCTGCCGGTGCTGGATCCGGCCGAGGTGCGGAGCCGCCTGGAGCGCAGCGCCCGCCAGTTCCGGAACCGGCGGAAGGTGCTGATCCGCGGGCTGCCGCCCGACGTCAGCAACCAGGTACCGGCCACCGGAGCACCGGGGGTGAAGCTGAGCGCCGGTACCGGCGATAGCGGGCAGCACCGGCCGGGggcagccgggccgggcctgggATGAGCCTGCTGGaacggggaggggagggggggtcccgAACTGCGCCGGcttctgccccccacccccacaaATCTTCCTGCCCCCaaatccttcctccttccccccccaatCCGTTCTCCTTTCCCCCCaatcttcctcctccccaatcctcctccttttcccccccttcaaatgcttcctcctcctccttcccccctccctaaatgcttcctcctttcccccctcccaatttttctctcctccccaaaaTCCTTtattcccccccacacacccttTCTGCCTTATCACTTTAAGAGCTCCTGGGGGGGTCACACACACCCCCATCACCCCTCAAACCCAGCTCTGAGGAAGAGCCGGTGCCGCTTAACAAACCCCAACtacccccccctcctcctcaaaGGACCCCCCCAGCCActgcagcccccctccccccgctcttttttttggtcttttttttggttttgttttctttttgtttgtttgtttcattttttaatttccctttccccttcccggTAAATCCGAGTTAATTATCGCCCGGGGGGGTGTGTCGGGGAGGCCGAAGGTCTGGAAAATCATTTCGGGGAGGGCAAAGTCTTGAGCCGGCGGCAACGCACTGATGTCCCCTGGTGTGACCTTAAGGGGTAAAAcacgccgggggggggggggggtgtcaaaTTGTGGGGGGACAACAGCGGGGCCAAAGGAGCGGTTTTAGTGCCTGGTCCCCAGTGTCTTCGCTTTTGAATTGAGCCTCTTCCCTTTCCGCTTCCTCCTCTGAGCTCAAGGAGAGGGGAAATATTTGGGGGTGCCGCATGGGGTAGGAATTAGGGGAGAAGCCAGCGTTTTTCCCTAAAACCTGACTTccgtttttatttttttgtttaaaaattatgatttttattgaaaatcCCGCTGTTTATCCAGGAAGTCCATGATCTGCTGAGCGACTACgagctgaaatactgctttgtgGACAAATACAAAGGGACTGGTGAGTAAGCTGCTCTCGCAGCGCCAGCATCTCTGATGCCGAATCCATCACCATGGCTGGCCTCGggtccccccctcctccttcccggTGCTTTTCTGCTGCCGGGTGGTCTGTCCCCGACACCTTGTTCTGCATTGATTCTCcacctgtgtcccccccccccttctccgacCGGCCATGCTCAccagactctttttttttatgtggcaATTAGCTATCAGTGGGCAGAAAATTAATGGCTGCGGGGTTTAGAATCagtccagctcctcctgggagGCTGCGCCTGCCGGCGTtatcccctccccccccaaaaaacaaccagTTCTTGGTGATGGAGAAATTTGTGGGAGCTGCATGAGGGTGCTCCTCTGGCCAGGGGGATTGGTGAGGGTGGTTGGGACCCAGTGGCACTGTCCCTGTCCCCGGCGTCTCCCCGGAGCTCGGGGACGGAGCCGCCTCGCACGAGGCTTCACCAAGGATAGTGTGATTTCACCAGCCGGCGCTTGCCGAGACCTTTCCTCCGACTCCTCGCCTCATCGGGGCTTCGGGCACTAACGGCAGCCGGGGGTGTGTGAATTTTACCCCTGAGCGCTCGGGATTTAACCCTGCGCCTCACCAGCACCCCTGCCCTGCACCGCAGCTTCGCGTTTTGGTGTGAAACAGGCACCGCGTAGCCTCACCCTTCCTTCCCGGCTCTGCTTCCGCAGCATTTGTCACCTTGCTCAACGGGGAACAGGCAGAATCAGCCATCAAAAAATTCCACCTGAGCAAGCTCCGGGAGAAGGAGATTTCAGTGCAGCTGCAGCCCACAGATGCCCTCCTGTGTATCGCCAACCTTCCCCAGCTCTACACCCAACAACAATTCGAGGAGCTGGTCCGACCTTTCGGCAACCTGGAACGGTGTTTCCTGGTCTACAGCGAGAAAACGGGACACTCCAAAGGTTATGGATTTGTGGAATACATGAAAAAGGATTCGGCGGCCAGAGCCAAGTCAGATCTGCTGGGGAAACAGCTGGGCACGCGGACTCTCTACGTCCACTGGACGGACGTCAACCAGTTGACGTTAGACCTTCTCCATTCCAAGTGCTTGTGTGTCGACAAGCTGCCCCACAACTACGCCGACCTCGAGGAGCTGCGGCAGGTCTTCTCCGCCGCCTGCGCCCCGGCTTTTTGCCAGGTGAGGgagggggattttggggggcactgggagcacttTTCCTGGGGTGCAGCATTCTTTGAGCTCATGGGGAGGTCACCGGCCCGAAGAAAGCGGCACCCCCAGGGTGCAGCAACCTCATATTGGCACCTGAGGATCTGCCAGCTCTCCCTAGTGCTCCCATTGCACTCACTGTTTTTTTGGCATCCCTCTCTTCTCCTAGCTGGCCTACGGTCAGGACGGGCAGCTGAAAGGCTTCGCGGTCCTGGAGTATGAGTCGGCGGAGATGGCAGAGATGGTTCAGCAGGCTACGGATGGTTTGCCACTCGCCGGGAATCACGTCCGAGTCTCCTTCTGTGCTCCTGGCCCTCCCGGCCGCAGCATGTTGGCCGCCCTGATAGCCGCGCAGGCGACGGTGAGGCTTGTGTGCGCgctgcttcctcttcctcctcctcttcccctcgCAGCTTGCCGTCACTGTGACAGGTGCTGCCGGCGTTCCCAAGGTTGGGTATCCAGCCTGGAGCAGGCTGTCTTGGAGCAGCCAACACATTTCCCATTGGATCCCCTATGGAGCGGCCGTCTGTTGCCTGTAGCTCCTGCTTCTGGGCATTTCGGGCATGCCGGTGCTCCCAGGCTCTGGTCACACAGCACAGATTCCCCCGTTGCTCCCTTGTTCCTGTGTGCGGCTGCAAAATTCGGAGCAGGAGTGCTGCTTGTCGCCAAAATCCAGTGGCTGCTCGCCGTGGAGAGTTTTGCTGGGCAGGTGCCGCACCGGTAGGATAGCAGACGGCGTAGCTGCCGACAGCAATGACAAACTGTGCGGCTGCCACTGTGCCTTGGCTTTCGTTGGCTGTAGAGATGGGTCGGTTGTTTCTTCCCTGCCCTACAACAAGACTTTTGGGAACCGGGATCATCTTGCTGGTTTGGGCAAATTTAGGGTGGCCCGTCATGGGGGAAGCCTCAAAGCCGGTTATCTCACTTTTAACATGgctgttttttggttttattaaggCATTAAATCGTGGGAAAGGGCTCCTCCCCGAGCCAAATATCCTCCAAATTCTCAACAGCCTGGGAAATCCTGCTTCCCTCCAGCTGTTGCTCAACCCCCTGCTCCACGGGGCGGTCGGAGGAAAACAAGGTAAGGCCGAACgcagaggagaggctgggacAGGGTGGGGTTTGTCCTCCCTGCGGCAGGTGATTCCTTCGGCTTCTCTTCCTTCCAGGAATCCTTGGCGCCGCTCCCTCCGTGCCGCTGGTGACCAACCCGGCCCTCTCCACGGCTCTCCTCCAACTCGCGCTGCAGAACCAAACCCAAGCGCAGCAGGTACGCAGGAATTTCGCTGATGCCGCCTTCCCTTTGCGCTGCGGACACTGATGCCGCTGTTGTGCCGGAGCCCTTGCGCTCCTCCTCGCCTCTTTTCTGCGAGAAACAAATCTGCTTTTAGATCAGGGTCCTGCCGGGGCTGCCGCGGATGGGCATGGGTCTCCCAAACCTGACGGTGGGCTCGTGCTGCTGCCATTTTGCGTGGCTGCCTTGCCTCATACCTCCGCTCCAGCTCATGCACCTCCATGTCTCCCGAAATTCTTGTTGCCGCTCGAGGAGTAAAGAGAGAGGAACAAACTGAGGATTAAagctccctgctgctcttctcGCTTTCCCCATGCCTCTCAAACCACCCCaagcttgggttttttcctctttttgagtgtttttctgtctcttctggtCTTTTTCGCTGTGCTTTCTGCCCCAGAAGGCATTGCTTGGGAACTCCCTGTTACTGCAGAACCAGGTCTGGACACGGCTGCTGCAGAACAAGGAGAACCAAAACGTCTTCCATGTGAGCGGTAGGAGGCAGCCGTCACGGTGACGTgctgtgtgtgtggtggtgcCGAGCCGTAgcgccgggaccccccccccggcgccttccccgcGTCCTTCCCATCCTTAAGACCAGGCAACGACTGCAGCGAGGGGTCTGGCAGTGACACCAGTCACCCCAGTGACTCCGGTAATGTTggagctgctctccttgtgGGGAGAAATGAGGCGTTGCTCTGACTCGGAGCCTGGAGGGCTTGGCCTCTGAACGGCTCCCATCTGGGGCTCCGGCGAGTTGGCTCATCGGCTCTCTGCCTCTGTGCCGCATTTGCTGAGCTGGTTCCCGTGCCGAGCTCGGGCTCACTGAGGTGGGGTGAGAAAAGGGGagcccccatccctcctgggCTCCTCTTCAATTTACTGGCTCAGTAAACGATTTCTGCGCAGGGCCGGGTGGGTTGGCTCCTTTGTTCCAGCGTAAATGGACCTGTTTGAACAAAAATGGGTGCTGAACCGTAGTGGGGAGTGTCTCCCCGATGTTATTTCTGGTATTCTCTGCTTAAGGAGCTGTGAAATTGCAGCCAGCTCGCTCTCAGTGCCTGCGGCGTGTTTCTCTCCGTGCCTGCACCAAGCTTTTAGCCGACGGCCATGATCCCGGGGGCCCTCGCGcgcctccgctcccctccatcccaCTAGCGCCAGGGTTTCCGCCGCCTCCAGAGCCACGGATCTGCCACGGATCGGCCGGTTTCGCTCGGCATTAACCTCCCGCTCTCCTTCGCAGAAGCCGGGGATCCTGGGTGACTCGCCGCTGAGCTCCTTGCCCCACCACGGTGCCCTGGGTTTGGCCAACGCACCGGCGCagccccccagccagctcttGGGAGAGCTCTCCTCAGGTAACAGCCGGTGTCGTGGCACACCGCGAACTGGGGCATCGCTTTCCGGTGGAAAAGGGACCCCTGCGGAGCTCGCCGTGCTTCGAGGCGCAGCGCCAGTCTCAGGGCATGTCTCCCTGCTCTGTTTTTTAGGGGAGGGGAAGCCACACAGGaggcccccccccacctccggGCAGGTTGGGAGGAGTGGAGGGTGCCGGGGTTGGGTTTTTCTGGTGGGAGACGGATGCTGGGGCGAGGCAGCTTGCTTGGAGCGGGGAGAAGGGCTGAAACCAAGctgggggggcgtggggggggtgGATGCCAGTGCCATCCCTCTCCTTCTGTCTCCCCAGGTGGCCCCTTGCCCGGTGACATGGCACAGGGACACGTAAAATCACCAATTTTGCCTTCTGGAAATGTACCCCTGGCTTCTTTCCTGGGACCGGTGGGAGTAGATCGGGAAAATTCGGTGTTGGGGACGCAGGTGCCTCAGCTCACCCCTCCCGCCGTCACCCCCCCAGCTCTTCAGGGTCTCACCACCTCCATTTTGGGATCCGTCATCAGCGGTCTCCAGAAACCAAAGCAGAGCGAGAACGGACCTCCCGCCTCCGGGGTAAGGTCCCCTCACTCCGGAATGAGCCCGTTCCAGCTCGGGGGGCTCCGTGCCGACACCAAACAACCCTCCCAACGTGGTTTTGGGGGCTGGTTTCTGTGCTGGAGCTCCCCCCTGAGCCCTCCAAGTGCTTTTCCCACAGGTCTCGCTCCTGGGGGAGCCCCCCAAAGATTTCAAGATTCCTCTCAACCCCTACCTGAACCTGCACAGCCTCCTGCCAGCAAACAGCCTGGGAGGTGAGCATCCTCTgctcccctttttcccccatcctgctTGGGGAACGGAGAAggaaaatcccccccccccccgtctctGGGAAGGAACAGGCGATTTTGGGTGGATTTCTTTCCCCCCAACAACAACTCTCTGCCTTTTCAGGTGCTGCCAACAAAGGGTTTAATCTGAAAGCCGGCGTTTTGGGGAGCGTTTCCAATCCCCGGAtctcccagccctccctggcCGACCCACTCCTACCCTCGCCCGGGCTGGCTGCAGACGGCTACGCCTTCGATTACCAGCCGGTGGGTGCACAGTGGGGGGTTTAgaagggttttggggggggcggggttaGAAGGGTTTGTGCAGGGGTTGGAAAGGTTTGGGGGGGTTAGAAGGTGTTTTTCAGGGGGGGTTAGAAGGTTTTGGGTGGGGGTAGaaggttttggggggctttagaagggtttttgggggggggggggcaaagagGTAGAACAGCCCCTGTAACCCATCGTCTTTCCGGGGAAGGATTTGGGCTCCCGGATTTACCCCCAGGCGAGGGACCACGCTGCACCCATCCTGGGGGGCTTTGGGCACAGCAGAcataaggtaaaaaaaaaaaaaagctcccccagcacctgggggtgggggtcccaCCCTGTTTTgggtgtccccccaccctgttttgggtgtccccccaccctgtTTTGGGTGTCCCCAATTGTCAGCCATAGCCCTTCCCTTTCCAGCTCTCCTCGTCCCCGGGGTTCGAGCGAGGGGGGTTGgggccccccctgcccccctttTACTCAGGATCCCCCAGTTCCTACTTCACCAGTGGCCTTCAAGCTGGGCTCAAGCAGAGTCACCTCAACAAGGTGagtccgtccccccccctccctcacATCCCCAGGGATTGGGGACTCCCCCCAGCTTTGCCCGGACCCCCCCCTTAATTCCtgtccccccacaccccccccaggcAGTCGGGATGCCTCCAACGGGCTCCGCAGACGCCGTCCTCAC
Proteins encoded in this window:
- the RAVER1 gene encoding ribonucleoprotein PTB-binding 1; the encoded protein is MAAAALSLSGAVTSPSPELPGPGPGLGRAPEEELPVLDPAEVRSRLERSARQFRNRRKVLIRGLPPDVSNQEVHDLLSDYELKYCFVDKYKGTAFVTLLNGEQAESAIKKFHLSKLREKEISVQLQPTDALLCIANLPQLYTQQQFEELVRPFGNLERCFLVYSEKTGHSKGYGFVEYMKKDSAARAKSDLLGKQLGTRTLYVHWTDVNQLTLDLLHSKCLCVDKLPHNYADLEELRQVFSAACAPAFCQLAYGQDGQLKGFAVLEYESAEMAEMVQQATDGLPLAGNHVRVSFCAPGPPGRSMLAALIAAQATALNRGKGLLPEPNILQILNSLGNPASLQLLLNPLLHGAVGGKQGILGAAPSVPLVTNPALSTALLQLALQNQTQAQQKPGILGDSPLSSLPHHGALGLANAPAQPPSQLLGELSSGGPLPGDMAQGHVKSPILPSGNVPLASFLGPVGVDRENSVLGTQVPQLTPPAVTPPALQGLTTSILGSVISGLQKPKQSENGPPASGVSLLGEPPKDFKIPLNPYLNLHSLLPANSLGGAANKGFNLKAGVLGSVSNPRISQPSLADPLLPSPGLAADGYAFDYQPDLGSRIYPQARDHAAPILGGFGHSRHKLSSSPGFERGGLGPPLPPFYSGSPSSYFTSGLQAGLKQSHLNKAVGMPPTGSADAVLTLGPPSHSHTSQSKTPMGGQKRAFSHLLPSPEPSPEGCYVGQHSQGLGGHYADSYLKRKRIF